The Populus nigra chromosome 4, ddPopNigr1.1, whole genome shotgun sequence genome contains the following window.
GTATGACGGTTACTACTCCTGTCCAAATTAAACAAAGCCACGAAGAAACACAAGAGACAGAGAATTAGTGCCTTGTGAAGGGTTCTCTTTACAGATCAAAAGCACATAGAGCTTTACAAATTTAATGAATTACTAGAAAAGAATAATCAATCAGGGATAGAAGAAGGAAATGCAGCACAGAAAATTCAACCACATTCCTCTTGAGCTATATCAATTAACTGTTCCTTCAACTACAGAGATGGAGGGGGGGGAGAGAACCTGACTGTACCTTCATGGCATTTTATAAGCTCACTCGCTTAGGTTGCAGTTTCGAAGGTATGGATGATCATACTTGATGTACTTGGTCCAATATGGTCGATATTTAGTCATTGCTAACTCCAGCCAAGGCTTCATGTTACCGTTATAGTGTACAACAGCTGCACTTTCAATTTCTGACCTATCAATGCTTGGATTATAACCCAATCCGAGCACATGCCATCTCTTCTCAAGAGGAtttgtcaaattataaaatgtaatcAGCCCTGGAGGCAACGTCCCAAGCTTCCATAGTACCCTATCTTCAttctgaaattcaaaaaaatcaaaaacggAAATCAGAATACTATATCACACAGCAGTTACTTCTCGACTATCTAAACAGAGCATGTTCACCTTTGAGTCCATCCAAACGGTAACTGTACCCACATGCCACTACTTCGATGATTgaagaggaaaaataaaaacatcttttttaaccacttttggttgaaaatataattaggtAAAGCAGTGCCAAAAATATGAAATGCAGGTTTTAAATAGACAAATTTCTCCACAACAACTAATTTTAAGAATGTTATGAACAAAAACATGTGTAGTGAGAGCACAACAAAGCTCGAAAAAAACTAGGGTTTCAACAACTTACCATGTTTTGCCACTTGTGGTATATTCCTGTAATATCCTTCTTTTTCCACACCTTAAGATCAAAAATATTCATCCCATATGCCCACCCACAAGCATTTGGATCAAAGTTTTTGGCAATATGAGGATTTGAAAAGTTAAGGTACTTGTCAAACCGGTGAAAACTTTCACCACAGGTTTCCACTGCACCATTCACTTTTCCATGTAGATCCACTGACCACAATTTAGTTAAATCCTTCTGCACAACAATGTCATCATCAAGAAACAGGATCTTATCCAACTTGGGATAGACCTCTGGGAGATAGAACCTCAAATGGTTAAGCATTGAAAGATACTTAGGGTTCCGATACTTCAGATTTGAAGAGCCAGATGAGAGAGAAGTTGGATGATTTGCTTTGAAGTAATACTCTTTCATTGCAGCAGATTCAAGCTGACGCAGAACTGGGCAGTAGGAGGAATTAAGCCACTTGAATTCATCTACATTTTCAACATGGATAGTAGCTTTTCCAGGAGGATTCAGTAGAAACCACATATTCATCGCTCCGAAGTTAAGTTTATCAGTAACAAGATGAAAGACATGTTTGGAAGAATCCTGTAGGGGCAACCAAGGGGCATATTAGCGAAACAAGCAGCTTGCATCCAAATCCCAGAAATGAATAGAGTTTGAACTAAGAATTTCTTCGGGAAAAAAAGTTAGTTGAGGAATAAATTCTTAGAGGAAAAATAGCCGAGaatgatttgattgtttttcaattttgggAAATGAACAGTATCGatctcacaaaataaaaaatgtctgcATCACCTTGGCATTCATGATGGTTGAGTTGACAACAACTGATGCAGCCAAGACATTGTCAGAGAAGAGAGCGTAATGGTAAAGATTTGGATTTTCCAAATTCTCACTTCTAGGAAACTTTCTCTTCTCAAGAGGAAGGAGATAGTAATCAATTGTTAGGCGCATAGACAAGCAATGGATTCCATTTGGAACTGTTTTGGCGGCCAGCTGACTAAGGAATGTGCTCTGTTTTTTTAAGCTCCTAACTTGTTCATCTGCAGTTTGAAGCATTGCTCTCAGCTTTCCAGTGACCAACTTGCAGTCATACAATTGCTCTCTTGCTTTTGACAGGACTTGGCCCATAGCTTTTATCTTCTCAGGCGCACTAAACATAAATCAAACATGCAACATAATATCCTTTTTAAGACACTGTCATAACCATCaacataaaagaagaaagagccATAGATTATAAAGCACAATAAAGGACAGTGACAACCAATACTGTTCTACCTCGGATGTAGATCAGAATCAGCCAAAGAATCTCCTAGGGCACGCTGACTCTCTTTGATCCGAGTCTGAAGTTCCTGTAGCAAGTCAAGCTTGCGTTTCATCTTTGCAATACTCAAATACACCCTTGCCATTATCATCTGATCACGCATTAAGCGTACTGTTGAATCAGAGTTCTCATTATCCATTTCTTTCCTCCATATACTGTATTTGCCCAAAACAGCACCATCAACTAATTTTGAGCGTTCAATGGCGGCACTTTCAAGCCTTGCAATCGCTTCATCATCTTGGCGCAATAACTCCGCAGCACGCTTTTCACGTCGTTTCTCCCTCAATTGCTGCATAAACTCTCAAGGGAAACAAAATTTACAGCTCAGAAACTAAACAATAATTTGATAACTCCAATATTTTCCTAGTTCAGGGATATGGATCTTAAGGCAAGTGAGGAAAGGAAACATAGTAACCGGATAATGCATCCAGGAAAGATAATTACCCTACGAGCTAGTTTTGCAGGTGTGTCACTAGATCGAGAATCATCATCTGCAGGGGACAGACAGAAGAAGACCAGATTAGCACTTAAGCAAGAACCATATGAAAATATCTGGTTAGAGAATCATATCTACCAGAAATGTTGTCTTCTTTTCCCTTAGGTGCTTCCTGCTTGACCACTGTAGCTGTTTGGTTTGGCTTTgaaaaagcaatgaaaatcCAAACTTACAAATAATCAGCAATCACAAGTTGACAtaagacttaaaaaaaatggtgcACACAACATAGTATTTAGCAAGAGATTCAAGCAAAGCATGACAGTCATGAGTCATCCTCACCTCAGAAGCAGCATTATCCTCGACCGAAGAATCTATGCCGATAACTTTCCACGAGGCAGACAAATTGGTTTTTCTAAAAGAATCAAGACTCAAAGGTCCCAAATCAGCTGTGCTGGATGT
Protein-coding sequences here:
- the LOC133692222 gene encoding polygalacturonate 4-alpha-galacturonosyltransferase-like, with amino-acid sequence MALKRGFSISGLNKNRRGGSRLPIVVVIFFCVLSPLIFFVGRGLYTTSSSTDQNLNAVGSGKQHLNWRERLALQHVKSIFSKEVIDVITSSTADLGPLSLDSFRKTNLSASWKVIGIDSSVEDNAASEPNQTATVVKQEAPKGKEDNISDDDSRSSDTPAKLARRQLREKRREKRAAELLRQDDEAIARLESAAIERSKLVDGAVLGKYSIWRKEMDNENSDSTVRLMRDQMIMARVYLSIAKMKRKLDLLQELQTRIKESQRALGDSLADSDLHPSAPEKIKAMGQVLSKAREQLYDCKLVTGKLRAMLQTADEQVRSLKKQSTFLSQLAAKTVPNGIHCLSMRLTIDYYLLPLEKRKFPRSENLENPNLYHYALFSDNVLAASVVVNSTIMNAKDSSKHVFHLVTDKLNFGAMNMWFLLNPPGKATIHVENVDEFKWLNSSYCPVLRQLESAAMKEYYFKANHPTSLSSGSSNLKYRNPKYLSMLNHLRFYLPEVYPKLDKILFLDDDIVVQKDLTKLWSVDLHGKVNGAVETCGESFHRFDKYLNFSNPHIAKNFDPNACGWAYGMNIFDLKVWKKKDITGIYHKWQNMNEDRVLWKLGTLPPGLITFYNLTNPLEKRWHVLGLGYNPSIDRSEIESAAVVHYNGNMKPWLELAMTKYRPYWTKYIKYDHPYLRNCNLSE